From Anaeromusa acidaminophila DSM 3853, a single genomic window includes:
- a CDS encoding amidohydrolase, producing MSNSLLNLQLSIEANTDQIIAWRRHFRKHPELSGQEKATQKKMLDILGKMGLSPRKVAGTGIVADIVGGRAASKIVALRADMDALSVEDQGPESYRSCMSGICHACGHDGHMAGLLGAAAALVQQREQLSGTVRLLFQPCEENFPSGAQALIDEGALEGVSAIVGLHLWQPLPAGMIAAVQGPVMASPDAFEIIVQGKGGHASMPFQTVDALAAGAQIAVALRGSVSAVIDPLEPAVLALGMLQAGDAFNVIPGKAVLKGTIRSFSQSVRETLFQRLEQVCRGICEAEGVAYVLKRIYGHDPVVNEPAVTAIVAQEAAAVAGAENVKRDFPPVMVGEDFSCYLAKVPGTFLLVGAGNEGKGISFPHHHPRFDIDEAALPIGAAVLARSAWTLLEKA from the coding sequence ATGAGCAATTCACTTCTTAATTTGCAGTTGTCGATTGAGGCTAACACAGATCAGATTATTGCTTGGCGTCGGCACTTTAGAAAACATCCGGAGCTAAGCGGGCAGGAAAAGGCCACGCAGAAAAAAATGCTCGATATACTTGGCAAAATGGGTTTGTCACCGCGCAAAGTTGCTGGTACAGGTATTGTCGCTGATATTGTCGGCGGGCGTGCTGCGTCGAAAATAGTGGCTTTGCGGGCGGATATGGATGCACTGTCGGTAGAAGACCAGGGACCGGAAAGCTACCGCTCGTGCATGTCTGGTATTTGTCATGCCTGCGGCCATGATGGGCATATGGCTGGCTTATTGGGCGCTGCTGCAGCCTTGGTGCAGCAGCGAGAACAGCTTTCGGGAACCGTGCGGTTGTTGTTTCAGCCTTGTGAAGAAAATTTTCCTAGCGGCGCGCAGGCGCTGATTGACGAAGGGGCGCTGGAAGGCGTAAGCGCTATTGTGGGATTGCATTTATGGCAGCCATTGCCGGCGGGAATGATTGCCGCTGTGCAAGGGCCGGTAATGGCTAGTCCGGATGCTTTTGAAATTATCGTGCAAGGAAAAGGCGGTCATGCTTCCATGCCGTTTCAGACAGTAGACGCTCTTGCGGCAGGGGCGCAAATTGCTGTGGCGTTGCGCGGCTCTGTTAGCGCGGTGATTGATCCGCTGGAACCGGCAGTATTGGCGCTGGGCATGCTTCAGGCGGGGGACGCTTTTAATGTTATTCCAGGGAAGGCTGTTTTGAAAGGAACCATTCGCAGCTTTTCTCAGTCCGTACGGGAGACTTTGTTTCAGCGCTTGGAACAAGTGTGCCGAGGGATTTGCGAAGCTGAAGGCGTTGCGTATGTGTTAAAGCGCATTTATGGGCATGATCCTGTTGTTAATGAGCCGGCTGTGACGGCCATTGTTGCTCAAGAAGCGGCGGCGGTGGCGGGAGCCGAAAATGTAAAGCGGGATTTTCCTCCGGTCATGGTAGGGGAAGATTTTTCTTGCTATTTGGCTAAGGTTCCGGGGACGTTCTTACTCGTCGGCGCTGGCAATGAGGGAAAGGGCATTTCTTTTCCGCATCATCATCCGCGGTTTGATATTGATGAGGCGGCCTTGCCGATCGGAGCGGCCGTATTGGCGCGCAGCGCCTGGACGCTGTTGGAAAAGGCTTGA
- a CDS encoding VOC family protein, which translates to MMKITRVDATFCTDKLQESKEFYMNYFDFELVYESDWYLEMMVPGMPTSGLSFTLPRRDEGEFFCGTGTILSFEVPDVQAEYQRLKDAGLSLVQSLQDKPWGERSFVVDDPNGIHLYIYEAIPATPEYQKIYDSFRQAR; encoded by the coding sequence ATGATGAAAATTACGCGGGTGGATGCAACGTTTTGTACTGATAAACTGCAGGAATCTAAAGAATTTTATATGAATTATTTTGATTTTGAATTAGTGTATGAGAGTGATTGGTATTTGGAAATGATGGTTCCGGGCATGCCGACCAGCGGTTTGAGCTTTACCTTGCCGCGCCGAGATGAAGGGGAATTTTTTTGCGGTACCGGCACCATTCTTTCTTTTGAAGTGCCCGATGTGCAGGCCGAGTACCAGCGTTTAAAAGACGCGGGGTTGTCGCTTGTGCAATCGCTCCAGGATAAGCCTTGGGGAGAGCGCAGCTTTGTTGTGGATGATCCTAATGGAATTCATCTTTATATTTATGAAGCGATCCCGGCGACTCCGGAGTATCAAAAAATCTATGATTCCTTTCGGCAGGCTCGTTGA